From Mycolicibacterium nivoides, a single genomic window includes:
- a CDS encoding o-succinylbenzoate synthase: MQTLIDFDRAPVFAIPTTDGVGGLTAREGMLLEGPQGWGEFSPLPGERALVRWLTAATEPGTVGWPDPVRGRVPIAVTVPAVEAARAHQIAAASGCRTAAVEVGAGGLAQDVERVRAVRDGLGAGGVIRCDAKGRWDPDTAVTAIAALDRAAGGLEFVAQPCRTVQELGQVRRQVEVPIAAGESIRNADDPMALRLGEAADIAVLASGPLGGARRALRVAESCGLPCVVSSTLETTIGLAAGLALAGALPRLPFACELGTRGFLAGDLVADSRSLVPVDGYLPVAPMPPAPQRERLERYAVTDPERSAWWRERLRSAISAS; the protein is encoded by the coding sequence GTGCAGACCCTGATCGACTTCGACCGTGCGCCCGTGTTCGCCATTCCGACCACCGACGGGGTCGGTGGCCTCACCGCTCGCGAGGGCATGCTCCTCGAGGGGCCGCAGGGATGGGGGGAGTTCAGCCCGCTGCCGGGCGAGCGCGCGCTGGTCCGCTGGCTCACCGCGGCGACCGAGCCGGGAACCGTCGGCTGGCCCGATCCGGTGCGTGGGCGGGTGCCGATCGCGGTCACCGTTCCCGCCGTCGAGGCCGCCCGCGCTCACCAGATCGCCGCGGCGTCCGGCTGCCGGACGGCCGCGGTCGAGGTCGGGGCGGGGGGACTGGCGCAGGACGTCGAGCGGGTGCGAGCGGTGCGCGACGGGCTCGGCGCGGGCGGTGTCATCAGGTGCGACGCCAAGGGGCGGTGGGATCCGGATACCGCGGTCACCGCGATCGCGGCCCTCGACCGGGCGGCCGGCGGGCTGGAGTTCGTCGCACAACCGTGCCGGACGGTGCAGGAGCTGGGCCAGGTCAGACGGCAGGTCGAGGTGCCCATCGCGGCCGGTGAGTCGATCCGCAACGCCGACGACCCGATGGCCCTGCGGCTCGGCGAAGCGGCTGACATCGCTGTGCTGGCCAGCGGCCCGTTGGGCGGGGCCCGGCGGGCGTTGCGGGTGGCCGAGTCGTGTGGACTGCCCTGTGTGGTCAGCTCGACGCTGGAGACGACCATCGGCCTGGCGGCCGGACTCGCGCTGGCCGGGGCATTACCCCGGTTGCCGTTCGCCTGTGAGCTGGGAACCAGGGGTTTTCTCGCCGGTGACCTGGTCGCGGATTCGCGTTCGCTGGTTCCGGTCGATGGCTACCTACCCGTGGCGCCGATGCCCCCGGCTCCGCAGCGCGAGCGACTCGAGCGCTACGCGGTCACGGACCCGGAGCGCTCGGCATGGTGGCGTGAGCGTCTGCGGAGCGCCATATCAGCATCGTGA
- a CDS encoding MOSC domain-containing protein, protein MAQVLTVNVAHPRPNTAEGRAVTGIDKRPVDGAVAVRAPGPMHGGLGSGLIGDTIGDQQFHGGDDQAVYAYAREDLDVWESELDREIANGVFGENLTTAGIDLTNAVIGERWRVGSDGLELEVSRPRIPCRTFATWLQLNGWVKTFTRAAIPGAYLRLVTPGSVSAGDEIVVTDRPDHDVTIGFVFRALTLEPQHLPAILRAAALPEPLRELAERRTGAS, encoded by the coding sequence ATGGCGCAGGTACTGACGGTCAACGTCGCTCACCCACGACCCAACACGGCCGAGGGCCGTGCCGTCACCGGCATCGACAAGCGCCCTGTCGACGGGGCGGTCGCGGTACGCGCTCCCGGCCCGATGCACGGCGGCCTCGGTAGTGGCCTGATCGGCGACACGATCGGCGACCAACAGTTCCACGGCGGGGACGATCAGGCGGTATACGCGTACGCGCGGGAGGACCTCGACGTCTGGGAGTCCGAACTGGACCGTGAGATCGCCAACGGGGTGTTCGGGGAGAACCTGACCACCGCGGGCATCGACCTCACCAACGCCGTCATCGGTGAACGGTGGCGGGTCGGGTCCGACGGACTCGAGCTCGAGGTGTCCCGGCCGCGTATCCCCTGCCGAACCTTCGCCACCTGGCTGCAGCTCAACGGATGGGTCAAAACCTTTACCAGAGCGGCGATTCCGGGCGCCTATCTGCGGCTGGTGACACCCGGGTCCGTATCGGCCGGCGATGAGATCGTGGTGACCGACCGGCCCGACCACGACGTCACCATCGGATTCGTGTTCCGGGCCCTGACCCTGGAGCCGCAGCACCTACCCGCGATCCTGCGGGCTGCTGCCCTGCCCGAACCTCTGCGGGAACTCGCCGAACGACGCACCGGCGCGAGCTGA
- a CDS encoding HD domain-containing protein yields the protein MTTSLTGNIAGIELPDTALVRETTEYIRDVEDDLLFHHSRRVFYFGALQGLQIGLTPDLELLYVGAMFHDLGLTERYRTTSQLRFEVDGANAARDFLLQRGVDEAAARKVWLGIALHTTPGIPEFLDPEIALVTAGVETDVLGIGRDNLTSADLNAVTSAHPRPDFKNRILHAFADGVRQRPGSTFGTVNADVLAHFDDSFVREDFVEVIRNNSWPQ from the coding sequence ATGACGACTTCACTGACCGGCAACATCGCCGGGATCGAACTGCCGGACACCGCACTGGTGCGGGAGACCACCGAGTACATCCGCGACGTCGAGGATGACCTGTTGTTCCACCATTCCCGCCGGGTGTTCTACTTCGGCGCGCTACAGGGCCTGCAGATCGGGCTGACGCCCGATCTGGAATTGCTGTACGTGGGCGCGATGTTTCACGACCTCGGGCTGACCGAGCGGTACCGCACGACCTCACAACTGCGTTTCGAGGTCGACGGTGCCAATGCCGCGCGGGACTTTCTGTTGCAGCGCGGGGTCGACGAGGCCGCCGCACGCAAGGTCTGGCTGGGGATAGCGCTGCACACCACGCCGGGCATCCCCGAGTTCCTCGATCCTGAGATCGCTCTGGTGACAGCGGGGGTCGAAACCGATGTGCTCGGGATCGGCCGTGACAACCTGACATCGGCTGATCTGAATGCCGTCACCTCGGCGCATCCGAGGCCGGACTTCAAGAACCGGATCCTGCACGCGTTCGCCGACGGGGTGCGGCAGCGACCGGGTTCGACGTTCGGCACCGTCAACGCCGATGTGCTGGCGCACTTCGACGATTCGTTCGTACGCGAGGACTTCGTCGAGGTGATCCGCAACAACAGCTGGCCGCAATAG
- a CDS encoding GlxA family transcriptional regulator, with amino-acid sequence MAQAVGPREVVIVVFDGMKLLDAAGPAEVFAEANRFGADYRLRIASVDGADVTSSIGTRFAVTDRIAEIDGADTVLVSGGDDLVGRPIDPGLVAALRDLPTRTRRLASICTGSFILAEAGLLDGRRATTHWRHARLLARAYPTISVEPDAIFVRDGDVYTSAGVSAGIDLALALVEADCGADLVRNVARSLVVYLKRAGGQSQFSTLVESDAPAESVLRRVTSAIAADPTVDHSVKSLAALASLSTRQLTRLFQAELGTTPARYVETVRIDVARAALDAGRQVGEAARLAGFGSAETLRRVFVNHLGVSPKAYRDRFRSTSSG; translated from the coding sequence ATGGCACAGGCGGTGGGGCCACGCGAGGTCGTGATCGTGGTCTTCGACGGGATGAAACTGCTCGATGCCGCCGGACCCGCCGAGGTTTTCGCCGAGGCCAACCGGTTCGGCGCCGACTACCGCCTGCGGATTGCCTCGGTCGACGGTGCCGATGTCACCAGCTCGATCGGCACGAGGTTCGCGGTGACCGACCGCATCGCCGAGATCGACGGCGCCGACACCGTATTGGTGTCCGGTGGAGACGATCTGGTGGGCCGGCCGATCGATCCCGGGCTGGTGGCAGCGCTGCGGGACCTACCCACGCGGACCCGGCGGCTGGCGTCGATCTGCACCGGGTCCTTCATCCTGGCCGAGGCCGGCCTGCTCGACGGCCGCCGGGCCACCACGCACTGGCGTCACGCACGGCTGCTGGCGCGTGCGTATCCCACGATCTCGGTCGAGCCCGATGCGATCTTCGTCCGGGACGGAGACGTCTACACCTCGGCCGGCGTATCGGCGGGCATCGACCTGGCGTTGGCTCTGGTGGAGGCGGATTGCGGAGCCGACCTGGTGCGCAATGTCGCACGGTCACTGGTCGTGTACCTCAAGCGTGCCGGCGGCCAGTCACAGTTCTCCACACTGGTCGAGTCGGATGCGCCCGCCGAGTCGGTGCTGCGGCGGGTCACGAGTGCGATCGCAGCCGACCCGACCGTGGACCATAGCGTGAAAAGCCTTGCGGCACTGGCCTCGCTGAGTACCCGGCAGCTGACCCGGCTGTTTCAGGCCGAACTGGGCACCACACCGGCGCGCTACGTCGAAACGGTGCGGATCGATGTCGCACGCGCGGCCCTCGATGCGGGACGCCAGGTCGGAGAAGCCGCCCGCCTGGCCGGGTTCGGCAGCGCCGAGACCTTGAGACGGGTGTTCGTCAATCACCTCGGGGTGTCGCCGAAGGCCTACCGGGACCGGTTCCGCAGCACGTCCAGCGGTTGA
- a CDS encoding Rv0518 family GDSL lipase, with protein MSRLTTFVVSLALLVGLFAQAPERRYVTSGLDPQINHIAVIGDSYTTGMVAEGGMGPRNWAPLAWQELAQRGVQVDADVFAEGGAGYEARGNRGSVFADLTNRAVQPDDALIVFFGSRNDKDSDLGAVTRLSHDALTTARQTAPAARMLVIGPPWVSPDVPPNLLGVRDILRDQARQVGATFVDPIAERWFFDRPELIGADGIHPTDAGHAYMADKIAPLIGKELPRWV; from the coding sequence GTGAGTCGTCTGACCACTTTCGTCGTCTCGCTCGCCCTCCTGGTAGGGCTGTTCGCGCAGGCCCCTGAGCGGCGTTATGTCACCTCGGGCCTGGACCCCCAGATCAACCACATCGCGGTGATCGGGGACTCCTACACCACGGGCATGGTCGCCGAGGGCGGCATGGGGCCGAGGAACTGGGCTCCGTTGGCCTGGCAGGAGTTGGCGCAACGAGGTGTGCAGGTGGATGCCGATGTGTTTGCCGAGGGGGGCGCCGGCTACGAAGCCCGCGGCAACCGCGGCAGCGTCTTCGCGGACCTGACCAACCGGGCGGTGCAGCCCGACGACGCGTTGATCGTCTTCTTCGGGTCACGCAACGACAAGGACTCCGATCTGGGTGCGGTCACCCGCTTGAGCCACGACGCCCTGACCACGGCCCGGCAAACCGCGCCCGCCGCTCGGATGCTGGTGATCGGGCCGCCGTGGGTGAGTCCCGATGTTCCGCCGAATCTGCTGGGCGTTCGCGACATCCTGCGAGACCAGGCTCGGCAGGTGGGTGCGACGTTCGTCGATCCGATCGCGGAGCGCTGGTTCTTCGATCGCCCTGAGCTGATCGGCGCCGACGGCATCCACCCGACCGACGCCGGACATGCCTACATGGCCGACAAGATCGCGCCGCTCATCGGCAAGGAGCTGCCGCGCTGGGTCTGA
- a CDS encoding acyltransferase family protein produces the protein MRGAEIKALTGLRIVAAVWVVLFHFRPLLYQVAPDVTEALAPVLDRGAQGVDLFFILSGFVLTWNYIDRMGPTWSARATLHFLWLRLSRVWPVYLVTLHLAALWLIFTLNVGHIPPEDTSGYNAVSYVRQLFLVQLWFQPYFDGSSWDGPAWSISAEWLAYLLFGALIMVVFRIARATRARSLVLLAIAASVPPVVLLMATGHFYTPWSWLPRIVMQFTAGALACTAVRKLHLTERTQKRAGYLSIVLGVVIIGGLYFFDKHPMNTVGDAGGIVDILFVPQVVALAVGVGSLPALLSTRLLVYGGQISFGLYMVHELVHTAWIWTTRQFELTLTPTLSGKATLVGLFAIAVVGAIALYHLVEEPARRWMRRMVDIRPVEQANTRLHRIDTESQDRSDEVPARAG, from the coding sequence GTGCGCGGCGCAGAGATCAAGGCCCTGACGGGTCTGCGCATCGTTGCGGCGGTGTGGGTGGTCCTGTTCCACTTCCGACCCCTGCTCTACCAAGTGGCACCCGACGTCACCGAGGCGCTGGCTCCCGTGCTCGACCGGGGCGCCCAGGGCGTCGACCTGTTCTTCATCCTCAGCGGATTCGTCCTGACCTGGAACTACATCGACCGGATGGGGCCGACCTGGTCCGCCCGGGCCACATTGCACTTCTTGTGGCTGCGCTTGTCCCGGGTGTGGCCGGTGTATCTGGTCACGCTGCACCTGGCCGCGCTGTGGCTGATCTTCACCCTCAACGTCGGCCACATCCCGCCCGAGGACACCAGCGGTTACAACGCCGTCAGCTACGTGCGCCAGCTCTTCCTGGTCCAACTGTGGTTCCAGCCCTATTTCGACGGTTCGAGCTGGGACGGGCCCGCCTGGTCGATCAGTGCCGAATGGCTGGCCTACCTGCTGTTCGGGGCGCTGATCATGGTCGTCTTCAGGATCGCGCGGGCCACCCGGGCGCGGAGCCTGGTCCTGCTGGCCATCGCCGCCTCCGTGCCGCCGGTGGTGCTCCTGATGGCCACCGGGCACTTCTACACCCCGTGGAGCTGGCTGCCGAGGATCGTCATGCAGTTCACCGCTGGTGCGCTGGCGTGCACCGCGGTACGCAAGCTGCATCTGACGGAACGGACCCAGAAGCGCGCGGGCTACCTGTCGATCGTGTTGGGCGTCGTCATCATCGGCGGACTGTACTTCTTCGACAAGCACCCGATGAACACCGTCGGCGACGCCGGCGGCATCGTCGACATCCTGTTCGTCCCGCAGGTGGTCGCCCTGGCTGTCGGCGTCGGTAGCCTCCCGGCGTTGCTGTCCACCCGGCTTCTGGTCTACGGCGGTCAGATCTCGTTCGGCCTGTACATGGTGCACGAGTTGGTCCATACCGCCTGGATCTGGACCACCAGGCAGTTCGAGCTGACTCTGACGCCCACCCTCTCGGGTAAAGCGACGCTTGTGGGCCTGTTCGCGATCGCCGTGGTAGGCGCGATTGCGCTTTATCACCTCGTCGAGGAGCCGGCCAGGCGGTGGATGCGCCGAATGGTCGACATCCGGCCCGTCGAGCAGGCCAACACCAGGCTGCACCGGATCGACACCGAGTCCCAGGACCGGTCCGACGAGGTTCCGGCGCGCGCGGGCTGA
- a CDS encoding alkaline phosphatase family protein, translated as MEPPSPDPDAPHLADVVPSVLAAMGAPGFEARIPWPGPIRGACVLLIDGLGAELLAAHAADAPVLTALADQSANRTLHVGFPSTTAAGLAAIGTGCRSGEHGFVGYSFRVPEAGPEFDIVNALRWRPHPWGPDLRDRVVPELIQPSPTTFERAGAAGFEVSVASGAQHTGSGLTRALLRGGRYVGVHALGDLAAAVIAAVAGSGFCYGYHADLDLVGHLHGPGSAAWRMQLRQVDRLVESVLEALPSECLLTVVADHGMVTVDPAAVVDIDECEPLLVGVAAVGGEARARHVYTAAGAADDVLAAWRTTLGDSAWVMSREEAIGAGWFGPRVRDDVRSRIGDVVAAARDTAALLRRTVEPMESALIGQHGSLTIAEQYVPLVSVIG; from the coding sequence GTGGAGCCGCCGTCACCTGATCCCGATGCACCCCACCTGGCCGACGTCGTTCCCTCGGTCCTCGCCGCGATGGGGGCGCCCGGATTCGAGGCACGGATCCCGTGGCCCGGACCGATCCGGGGCGCATGCGTTCTGTTGATCGACGGGCTCGGGGCCGAACTGCTCGCCGCCCACGCCGCCGATGCGCCCGTCCTGACAGCTCTGGCCGACCAGTCGGCCAACCGGACCCTGCACGTCGGGTTCCCGTCCACCACGGCGGCGGGACTGGCGGCGATCGGCACCGGATGCCGATCGGGTGAGCACGGTTTCGTCGGTTACTCGTTCAGGGTTCCCGAGGCCGGCCCGGAATTCGACATCGTCAACGCGCTGCGGTGGCGCCCCCATCCCTGGGGGCCGGACCTGCGCGACCGCGTGGTGCCCGAGCTCATTCAACCGTCGCCGACCACCTTCGAGCGTGCCGGGGCGGCCGGATTCGAGGTCTCTGTGGCCTCGGGCGCCCAGCACACCGGCTCGGGATTGACCCGGGCGCTCCTGCGCGGCGGACGCTATGTCGGGGTGCACGCACTCGGCGATCTCGCGGCCGCGGTCATCGCAGCCGTCGCGGGCAGCGGCTTCTGTTACGGGTACCACGCCGACCTCGACCTGGTGGGCCACCTGCACGGGCCCGGGTCGGCCGCCTGGCGCATGCAGTTGCGCCAGGTCGACCGGCTGGTGGAATCGGTGTTGGAAGCCCTGCCGTCAGAGTGTCTGCTGACCGTGGTGGCCGACCACGGCATGGTCACGGTGGACCCGGCCGCCGTGGTCGACATCGACGAGTGCGAACCGCTGCTCGTCGGGGTGGCCGCCGTCGGGGGCGAAGCCCGCGCTCGCCACGTCTACACCGCGGCCGGGGCGGCCGATGACGTCCTGGCGGCATGGCGCACCACTCTGGGGGATTCCGCGTGGGTGATGTCGCGGGAGGAGGCAATCGGCGCCGGATGGTTCGGCCCGCGGGTGCGCGACGACGTCCGGTCCCGCATCGGCGATGTCGTCGCCGCGGCCCGCGACACGGCGGCGTTGCTGCGGCGGACCGTTGAGCCCATGGAGTCAGCGTTGATCGGCCAGCACGGCTCGCTGACGATTGCTGAACAATATGTACCGCTGGTGTCTGTAATTGGATGA
- a CDS encoding YoaK family protein — translation MAIASPVTQRSTVVALLLLTSATGIVDAVSVLVLGHVFVANMTGNVIFLGFWFVPHSGVDVTGALVAFIGFVLGTVVGGRLRRHLDSHVRNWLTTALGVEVVLLTVLSILTGSGVLDYQDNRKFILIVLAMTFGIQNATARQFGIQELSTTVLTQTIVGIGFDSRLAGGTGDREKLRYGVVLTMCGGAILGATVSRFTVAPVIALAAVVVAISALIFRFGPAPEPAAAASAR, via the coding sequence ATGGCCATCGCCTCACCGGTGACGCAACGGTCGACCGTTGTGGCACTGCTGTTGTTGACGTCCGCCACCGGCATCGTCGACGCGGTCAGTGTGTTGGTGCTGGGACACGTTTTCGTCGCCAACATGACGGGCAACGTGATCTTCCTCGGGTTCTGGTTCGTACCGCACTCCGGCGTGGACGTGACCGGGGCGCTGGTGGCGTTCATCGGGTTCGTGCTGGGCACCGTGGTGGGTGGACGGCTGAGACGCCATCTCGACAGTCACGTCCGGAACTGGTTGACCACCGCATTGGGTGTGGAAGTCGTTCTGCTGACTGTACTTTCGATTCTCACGGGATCGGGAGTGCTGGACTATCAGGACAACCGCAAGTTCATCCTCATCGTCTTGGCGATGACCTTCGGCATCCAGAACGCGACCGCACGCCAGTTCGGCATCCAGGAGTTGAGCACGACGGTGCTGACGCAGACGATCGTCGGCATCGGGTTCGACAGCAGGCTGGCCGGAGGCACCGGGGACCGCGAGAAGTTGCGTTACGGAGTGGTGTTGACGATGTGCGGCGGTGCGATTCTGGGTGCGACGGTGTCGCGGTTCACGGTTGCGCCCGTGATTGCGTTGGCTGCTGTGGTGGTGGCGATCAGTGCGCTGATCTTCAGGTTCGGGCCGGCTCCGGAGCCGGCGGCTGCGGCGAGTGCTCGCTGA